Proteins encoded by one window of Camelus bactrianus isolate YW-2024 breed Bactrian camel chromosome 9, ASM4877302v1, whole genome shotgun sequence:
- the NUP62 gene encoding nuclear pore glycoprotein p62 — MSGFNFGGTGAPTAGFTFGTTKTVTTTPATRFSFSTSGTGGFNFGTPSQTAASTPSTSLFSFTTQAQTPGFSFGTTTPAAGATGFSLGINTPKLNLSSTAATQATAQPTGFALSGGTLTNAISSTVTSAQGTAPTGFVFGSTTTTTAPSTTPGGFSFTSGSTSQTGTTGFSISSTGSSAQPTALAGLPFTPAATGAGATQPAAPTPTTATTSAGPTLFASLATAPTSSTATGLSLGAPATTAGTSGTGTLGFSLKAPGAASTTSTATTPATATTATGFALSLKPLAPAGIPSNTPATGAAAPGPGATAGVTASPAMTYAQLESLINKWSLELEDQERHFLQQATQVNAWDRTLIENGEKITTLHREVEKVKLDQKRLDQELDFILSQQKELEDLLSPLEELVKEQSGTVYLQHADEEREKTYKLAENIDAQLKRMAQDLKDIIEHLNTSGGPADTSDPLQQICKILNAHMDSLQWIDQNSALLQRKVEEVTRVCEGRRKEQERSFRITFD, encoded by the coding sequence ATGAGCGGGTTTAATTTTGGAGGCACTGGGGCCCCCACAGCGGGGTTCACGTTTGGCACCACAAAGACGGTGACAACCACACCAGCTACCAGGTTTTCTTTCTCTACGTCTGGCACTGGCGGGTTTAATTTTGGGACTCCCTCCCAGACAGCCGCAAGTACCCCTTCCACCAGCCTGTTCTCATTCACTACCCAGGCTCAGACCCCAGGATTCAGTTTTGGGACCACCACTCCTGCTGCGGGAGCAACTGGGTTTTCTTTAGGGATCAACACTCCGAAGCTAAATTTGAGCAGCACGGCTGCCACGCAGGCCACGGCGCAGCCCACCGGCTTTGCGCTCAGTGGCGGCACCCTCACCAATGCCATCTCGAGCACCGTCACGTCCGCCCAGGGCACAGCGCCCACTGGCTTTGTGTTTgggtccaccaccaccaccactgctccGTCCACCACCCCCGGGGGCTTCTCATTCACAAGTGGAAGCACATCCCAGACCGGGACTACTGGCTTCAGCATCAGCTCCACGGGAAGTTCGGCCCAGCCCACAGCCCTGGCCGGCTTGCCCTTCACTCCAGCTGCCACTGGAGCTGGGGCCACACAGCCTGCTGCTCCCACACctaccactgccaccaccagTGCCGGGCCCACGCTCTTTGCCTCACTGGCCACTGCTCCAACTTCATCCACTGCTACTGGGCTCTCCCTTGGTGCCCCGGCGACCACGGCAGGAACTTCCGGAACAGGAACACTGGGCTTCAGCTTGAAGGCCCCCGGAGCAGCATCCACCACCTCCACAGCAACAACCCCCGCCACTGCCACCACTGCCACCGGCTTCGCCTTGAGTCTGAAACCACTGGCGCCGGCAGGGATTCCCAGCAACACACCAGCCACCGGGGCTGCCGCACCCGGTCCTGGTGCAACTGCCGGGGTGACGGCCAGTCCCGCCATGACCTACGCCCAGCTGGAGAGTCTGATCAACAAGTGGAGCCTGGAGCTGGAGGACCAGGAGCGGCACTTCCTGCAGCAGGCCACGCAGGTCAACGCCTGGGACCGCACACTGATCGAGAACGGGGAGAAGATCACCACCCTCCATCGTGAGGTGGAGAAGGTGAAACTGGACCAGAAGAGGCTGGACCAAGAGCTCGACTTCATCCTGTCTCAGCAGAAGGAgctggaggacctgctgagccCACTGGAGGAGTTGGTCAAGGAGCAGAGTGGGACGGTGTACCTGCAGCACGCCGACGAGGAGCGCGAGAAGACCTACAAGCTGGCTGAGAACATCGACGCGCAGCTGAAGCGCATGGCCCAGGACCTCAAGGACATCATCGAGCACCTGAACACATCCGGGGGTCCCGCCGACACCAGCGACCCGCTGCAGCAGATCTGCAAGATCCTCAATGCGCACATGGACTCGCTGCAGTGGATTGACCAGAACTCGGCACTGCTGCAGCGGAAGGTGGAGGAGGTGACCAGGGTGTGCGAGGGGCGGCGCAAAGAGCAGGAGCGCAGCTTTCGCATCACGTTCGACTGa
- the ATF5 gene encoding cyclic AMP-dependent transcription factor ATF-5: MSLLATLGLELDRTLLPASGLGWLVDYGKLPLAPAPLGPYEVLGGALEGGLPGGGEPLAGDGFSDWMTERVDFTALLPLEPPLPSGALPSSSPPPPDLEAMASLLKKELEQMEDFFLDAPLLPPASPPPQPPAPAPAPAPAPAPAPSLPLPLPLPTFDLPQPPALDTLDLLAIYCRSEAGPGDSGLAPLPSPQQPPPPPPPSRPAPYPNPATARGDRKQKKRDQNKSAALRYRQRKRAEGEALEGECQGLEARNRELRERAESVEREIQYVKDLLIEVYKARSQRTRNS, from the exons ATGTCACTCCTGGCgaccctggggctggagctggacaGGACCCTGCTCCCAGCTAGCGGGCTGGGCTGGCTCGTAGACTATGGGAAACTccccctggcccctgccccccTGGGCCCCTATGAGGTCCTTGGGGGAGCCCTGGAGGGCGGGCTTCCAGGGGGGGGAGAGCCCCTGGCAG GTGACGGCTTCTCTGACTGGATGACCGAGCGGGTCGACTTTACAGCCCTTCTCCCTCTGGAGCCCCCCTTGCCTTCAGGTGCCCTCCCCtcatcttcccctcccccacccgatCTGGAAGCTATGGCCTCCCTCCTCAAGAAGGAACTTGAGCAGATGGAAGACTTCTTCCTTgatgctcccctcctcccacccgccTCCCCACCTCCGCagccaccagcaccagcaccagcaccagcaccagcaccagcaccagcaccctCCCTcccgctgcccctccccctcccaacctttgacctcccccagcctcctgccctggaTACCCTCGACTTGCTAGCCATCTACTGCCGCAGCGAGGCCGGGCCAGGGGACTCGGGGTTGGcgcccctgccctcaccccagcaaccccctcctccacctccaccctctcGCCCGGCCCCCTACCCCAATCCTGCCACCGCCCGCGGGGACCGCAAGCAAAAGAAGAGGGACCAGAACAAGTCGGCGGCTCTGAGGTACCGGCAGAGGAAGCGCGCAGAGGGCGAGGCCCTGGAGGGCgagtgccaggggctggaggcacGGAACCGggagctgagggagagggctgagTCGGTGGAGCGGGAGATCCAGTATGTCAAGGATTTGCTCATCGAAGTGTACAAGGCTCGAAGCCAGAGGACCCGAAACAGCTAG